A genomic region of Anopheles coustani chromosome 3, idAnoCousDA_361_x.2, whole genome shotgun sequence contains the following coding sequences:
- the LOC131258969 gene encoding lachesin-like has translation MFVKGNPETRGNEHEQKPSFASPIENVTVPIGREATLSCIVQNLGAYKVGWMRASDQTVLALQGRVVTHNSRYSVTQEERDVWRLKIRNVRESDRGCYMCQINVTPLQKQVGCVDVQLPPDISDEQSSSDLTVREGGNATFFCRATGHPAPKVTWRRDNGSPIYVQRNGTEMRKFEQHVGIFLNLTHVSRKQMGAYLCIASNEVPPAVSKRVYLNVHFPPNVTTTKTLLGAYEESDVELECDVESFPRSVNYWTKVAKGVRGSEVPSASGTTSGGGADHYQEIMLNGDRYEIREQHYGSLYASKMTLRIRSFSAADAGNYMCISSNAFGKANRTIRLYEIKRPTTTTTTTTTTTTTTTTTTTTTTPAPPPPTPPSRRRTTLMGPRSSHDTTPYPPTGFIVEYVTYSPAYVEYGANGETYINYPQLTAYSKSSSSSSSSSSSSSASANPHGSSAASSASPPSTVVLLGGRWTAGTLGGWPNRLPGLQDRFMSILIVTALSCVSFFRYFQIYLPWITLFLLLVLIGRKPKEKTSAELVFHHAPNGL, from the exons GAAATCCGGAAACACGTGGCAACGAGCACGAGCAGAAGCCGAGCTTTGCGAGTCCCATCGAGAACGTGACAGTTCCTATAGGTAGAGAGGCGACGCTCAGTTGCATTGTACAAAATTTAGGTGCCTACAAG GTCGGCTGGATGCGAGCCTCCGATCAGACAGTCCTGGCCCTCCAGGGACGGGTGGTGACCCACAACTCGCGCTACAGCGTGACGCAGGAGGAGCGCGACGTCTGGCGGCTGAAGATACGGAACGTGCGGGAATCCGACCGTGGTTGCTACATGTGTCAAATAAACGTCACGCCGCTTCAGAAGCAAGTAGGCTGCGTCGACGTGCAGC TTCCGCCCGACATTTCCGACGAGCAGTCGTCCTCGGATCTGACCGTGCGCGAGGGTGGAAATGCAACGTTCTTCTGCCGCGCCACCGGACATCCAGCACCGAAGGTTACCTGGCGACGAGATAATGGAAGCCCAATCTATGTACAGCGCAATGGCACCGAAATGCGAAAAT TTGAGCAGCATGTCGGCATCTTTCTGAATCTAACCCACGTCAGCCGGAAGCAGATGGGTGCGTACCTGTGCATCGCTTCGAACGAGGTTCCGCCCGCCGTCAGCAAGCGTGTCTATCTGAACGTTCACT TTCCACCGAATGTGACCACGACGAAAACGCTCCTCGGTGCCTACGAAGAGTCGGACGTCGAGCTGGAGTGCGATGTGGAGTCGTTTCCTCGCTCGGTCAACTACTGGACGAAGGTGGCGAAGGGTGTCCGCGGTTCGGAGGTGCCATCAGCTTCCGGCACCACTTCCGGCGGCGGCGCAGACCACTACCAGGAGATCATGCTGAACGGCGACCGGTACGAGATCCGGGAGCAGCACTACGGCAGCCTTTACGCGTCCAAGATGACGCTCCGGATACGCAGCTTCTCGGCGGCCGACGCCGGCAACTACATGTGCATATCATCGAACGCCTTCGGCAAGGCCAACCGGACGATCCGGCTGTACG AGATTAAAAGgcccacaaccaccaccacgacgacgaccacgacgacgacgacaacgacgaccactaccaccaccaccaccccggcGCCACCTCCGCCCACTCCGCCGTCGCGCCGTCGAACGACACTAATGGGCCCAA GGTCCTCCCATGACACGACGCCCTATCCCCCGACCGGGTTCATCGTCGAGTACGTCACTTACTCGCCAGCCTACGTCGAGTACGGAGCGAACGGTGAGACCTACATCAACTATCCCCAGCTGACGGCCTACTCGAaatcgtcctcctcctcgtcatcgtcgtcgtcctcctcctccgcctcGGCCAACCCGCACGGCTCGTCCGCCGCCTCCTCGGCCTCGCCGCCCTCGACCGTGGTGCTGCTCGGTGGCCGCTGGACCGCCGGGACGCTCGGCGGCTGGCCGAACCGGTTGCCGGGGCTGCAGGATAGATTTATGAGCATCCTGATCGTGACGGCCCTGTCCTGCGTGTCCTTTTTTCGCTACTTTCAAATCTATCTTCCCTGGATAACGCTTTTTCTGCTGCTCGTCCTGATCGGCCGGAAGCCGAAGGAGAAAACCTCGGCCGAGCTCGTCTTTCACCACGCACCGAACGGTCTGTGA